Part of the Novosphingobium sp. ZN18A2 genome, TCGTATTTGTCGAAGGGCGCGTTCTCGATCATCTTCGTGCGCGTGGGGCTCAGCGCGATTTCGGGGTTGATGTCGGAATCACGCCACTCGGTGTACATGTCGGAAACGGACAGGAACCCGCGGAAATCGTCGAAGCCCACGTTCTGCGGCTGCGATCCGGTGTTCTCGCCCACGTGCCACTTGCCGATCGCCTGGGTGACATAGCCCTGCTTCGACAGCATGGAGGCGATCGTGGACTTGCCGTTCAGCCCGCCCGGCTCACCATACATCGGCGGGCGCAGGATGCCGTGATGCACAGGCAACTGCCCGGTCAGGATCGTGGCGCGCGTGGGCGAACAACTTGGCTGCGAATAGGCCGAGGACAGGATCAGCGACTGGTCGGCCACCCGGTCAACATCGGGCGTTGGCGCGCCCACGGCCGCGCCGCCGCCGTTGAAGCCGAAATCCATGTACCCCACGTCATCCATAAGGAAGACAAGCACGTTGGGCTTCTTGCCGGTCTTCTTTTCCAGCGCGGCGAGCTTCGCCTCCACTTCATTCTGCTGGTCGGGATGCTCGATCACCGGTTCCATGTTGTCGGCCACTTTCCTGGCGGGAACGCCGATGTACTGGTCCTGGAAATCGTATCCGGGCGCGTTGCCGCGCTTGATCGGGCCGTCGTTGCCGGGGCCGGTTACCACGCCGGGTTCCGCCGCGTGCACCAAGGGGGCCAGTGTCATCGCTCCGCTGCCGATTGCCAGCGCCATCGCCGCGCAGCGTGAAAGGGCCGCGCCCCGGATCCTACCCATCGAACTCTCCCATCCTGTTTTGACCCGGCCTTCGGCGGGCGGCGGCAGGATACCCCTGCTTGCGCCAGATGCATGCCAAATATTTGACAATTCTGCGGACTGCACGCGCGTGACGGGCAGGGGTGACAAATCGGTCGCGCCGGCAGGGTAAATTCATCGCCGACGGTGGGCAAACCAAGCGATTTCTTGACTCTCGCGCTGCAATAGGCATAGCGCCGCCAATCCGGCTTTGCGCATTCCGGCGCTACCGGTGGTCGCGACCAGAACACACCCGCGCGGGACGGATTTTCCTCCGCGCCACACTTCGGAAACCGTACTGCATGAGCTTTGCCGATCTCGGCCTGTCTGACGAATTGCTGAAATCGGTCGAAGCGGCCGGTTATACCGAGCCGACTCCGATCCAGGCGCAGGCGATCCCCAGCGTCCTGATGATGCGTGACCTTATCGGGATCGCGCAGACCGGCACGGGCAAGACCGCCAGCTTCGTGCTGCCGATGATCGACATCCTGGCCCACGGGCGGCGCCGCGCGCTGATGCCGCGTTCGCTGATCCTTGCCCCCACGCGCGAACTGGCGGTGCAGGTGGCCGACAACTTCGAGAAGTACGGCACCAACCACGACCTGAAGATGGCGCTGCTGATCGGCGGCGTGCAGATGGGCGACCAGGTAAAGGCGCTGAACGAAGGCGTGGACGTGCTGATCGCCACGCCCGGCCGCCTGATGGACCTGTTCGAACGCGGCAAGATCCTGCTGACGGGCTGCGAACTTCTGGTGATCGACGAGGCGGACCGGATGCTCGACATGGGGTTCATCCCCGATATCGAGACGATCTGTTCCAAGCTTCCCGCTCAGCGCCAGACGTTGCTGTTTTCGGCGACGATGCCCCCGCCGATCAAGAAGCTGGCCGACAAGTTCCTGTCGAACCCCAAATATATCGAGGTTGCGCGCCCCGCGACTGCGAACACCAATATCGCCCAGCACAAGGTCTTCGTTTCGAACCGCGGCAAGCGCGATGCGCTGCGCCGTCTGCTGCGCAGCGAAGACGCGCGGACCGCCATCGTGTTCTGCAACCGCAAGACCACGGTGCGTGAGCTGAACAAGAGCCTGAAGCGCCACGGTTTCGCCAGCGGCGAGATTCACGGGGACATGGACCAGTCGGCGCGGCTTGCCGAACTGGACCTGTTCAAGGACGGCAAGGTCAACATCCTTGTCGCGTCGGACGTTGCCGCGCGCGGGCTGGATATCAAGGGCGTGTCCCACGTGTTCAACTTCGACACGCCGTGGCACCCCGATGACTATGTCCACCGCATCGGCCGCACGGGCCGCGCCGGGGCAACCGGCCGCGCGTTTACGTTCGTCGCGCCCGAAGATGCCGAAGCGATCGAGAACGTCGAGAAGCTGACCGGCGGCGCAATCCCCGTCTACCAGCTTGAGGGTGAAGCCGCCGCTGACAGCGGGGACGAGCGCAAGGCGGACAGGAAGCCGTCGCGCGGCCGCAAGGCCAAGGATGACGGCAAAAGCGATGGCGGCAGGGACGAAAAGACCGCCCGCCGTTCGCGCAAGGCGGAATCAGTGGAACCGCAGGACAAGGCTGAGCGCCCGGCCCGTCCGCGTCGCGACGGAACGAAGCCGCCGGCAAACACCCGGCCGGAATCGCAGGACGAACCCGGCGCGTGGAACGGCCCCGTTCCCGGCTTCCTCAGCGTTTCGGCGCTGAACTGACGCGGTAGCCGCGCCGCCATGCCCGGCGCATCGCAACGGACCGGCCTGCCGCGCACCGTATGGGCGCTGGGCCTCGTCAGCCTGTTCATGGATCTCTCGTCAGAAATATTCCACGGGCTGCTGCCGCTGTTCCTTACCACCACGCTGGGGACAAGCGTCGCGCTGGTCGGCGTGATCGACGGGATTTCCGAAGCGACCGCTTCGATCACCAAGGTCTTTTCGGGCGCCATATCGGACCGGATCGGGCGGCGGCGTCCGTTGATCCTGCTCGGCTATGGCATGGCCGCCGCGTCGAAACCGCTGTTCCCGCTGGCTGGCAGCGCGGCAACGGTACTGGGCGCGCGGTTCGTCGACCGCATCGGCAAGGGGC contains:
- a CDS encoding DEAD/DEAH box helicase; translation: MSFADLGLSDELLKSVEAAGYTEPTPIQAQAIPSVLMMRDLIGIAQTGTGKTASFVLPMIDILAHGRRRALMPRSLILAPTRELAVQVADNFEKYGTNHDLKMALLIGGVQMGDQVKALNEGVDVLIATPGRLMDLFERGKILLTGCELLVIDEADRMLDMGFIPDIETICSKLPAQRQTLLFSATMPPPIKKLADKFLSNPKYIEVARPATANTNIAQHKVFVSNRGKRDALRRLLRSEDARTAIVFCNRKTTVRELNKSLKRHGFASGEIHGDMDQSARLAELDLFKDGKVNILVASDVAARGLDIKGVSHVFNFDTPWHPDDYVHRIGRTGRAGATGRAFTFVAPEDAEAIENVEKLTGGAIPVYQLEGEAAADSGDERKADRKPSRGRKAKDDGKSDGGRDEKTARRSRKAESVEPQDKAERPARPRRDGTKPPANTRPESQDEPGAWNGPVPGFLSVSALN